A single window of Achromobacter xylosoxidans DNA harbors:
- a CDS encoding DMT family transporter, whose translation MNRTQGYACLAAAMALVGSTVVASKIIAAGLPPFTATAMRFALALPCFALLGWLAGARLPRLDRRDWLLLAAQAVAGSVGYTTLLIAGLRRTSAVDGGVILGTLPLVSAAVAIAVLGERPGKATLLAIATAAAGVWLMTHGDAASGAGSWIGNALVLGAVLCEGLFILLQKRLRAPVPPLALSTLMCAIGLAVCLPASLAEAPWTLALSAEALLAVAYYALVPTVAGFVLWYAGAERVAGSEAALFTAIAPVSAVLLAALLLDESMSARQLAGMACVLGAVLILGRTRKPATVAR comes from the coding sequence ATGAACCGAACCCAAGGGTATGCCTGCCTGGCCGCCGCCATGGCGCTGGTGGGCAGCACCGTCGTTGCCAGCAAGATCATCGCCGCCGGGCTGCCGCCTTTCACCGCCACCGCCATGCGCTTTGCGCTGGCGCTGCCCTGTTTCGCGCTGCTGGGCTGGCTGGCCGGCGCGCGCCTGCCGCGCCTGGACCGGCGCGACTGGCTGCTGCTGGCGGCGCAGGCCGTCGCCGGCAGCGTCGGTTACACCACCCTGCTGATCGCCGGCCTGCGGCGCACCTCGGCGGTGGACGGCGGCGTCATCCTGGGCACCCTGCCGCTGGTGTCGGCCGCCGTCGCCATCGCGGTGCTGGGCGAGCGGCCGGGCAAGGCCACGCTGCTGGCCATCGCCACGGCGGCGGCCGGCGTCTGGTTGATGACGCACGGCGATGCGGCATCTGGCGCCGGCTCGTGGATCGGCAATGCGCTGGTGTTGGGCGCGGTGCTGTGCGAGGGCCTTTTCATCCTGCTGCAGAAGCGGTTGCGCGCGCCGGTGCCGCCGCTGGCGCTGTCGACCTTGATGTGCGCCATCGGCCTGGCCGTGTGCCTGCCGGCCAGCCTGGCGGAAGCGCCGTGGACGCTGGCGCTTTCCGCCGAGGCCCTGCTGGCGGTAGCCTATTACGCGCTGGTGCCGACCGTGGCCGGCTTCGTGCTGTGGTACGCCGGCGCCGAGCGTGTCGCAGGGTCGGAAGCCGCCCTGTTCACCGCCATCGCGCCGGTATCGGCCGTCCTGCTGGCGGCGCTGCTGCTGGACGAATCCATGTCGGCGCGCCAGCTCGCGGGCATGGCCTGCGTGCTGGGCGCCGTACTCATCCTGGGCCGGACCCGCAAACCGGCCACCGTTGCGAGGTAA
- a CDS encoding AraC family transcriptional regulator codes for MHANQFVMQRSALAGVQAVAARSARTFARHTHEQFGIGVLRLGGQASHSGRGQVEAGPGQVITVNPGEVHDGAPIGGERAWQMLYLDPAVVAEAVDGLPAGAGFEFEHPVLDAPALAADLLALYAQVTAAAEPLACDTLLLRVLARAGRQGARAPRPGAPAAIRHALGLIDDAPAAALSLADLARACGLSRFQVLRAFHRATGMTPHAYQVQRRLLLARHLLRQGMALADTAAAAGFSDQSHMTRLFSRAYGLSPGRYALAAAH; via the coding sequence ATGCACGCCAACCAATTCGTCATGCAGCGCAGCGCCCTGGCCGGCGTGCAGGCGGTGGCCGCGCGCAGCGCCCGGACGTTTGCGCGGCATACGCACGAGCAGTTCGGCATCGGCGTGTTGCGGCTGGGAGGCCAGGCCTCGCACAGCGGCCGCGGCCAGGTCGAGGCCGGCCCGGGCCAGGTGATCACCGTGAATCCCGGCGAGGTGCACGACGGCGCGCCCATCGGCGGCGAACGCGCCTGGCAGATGCTGTACCTGGATCCGGCGGTGGTGGCCGAGGCGGTGGACGGCCTGCCCGCCGGGGCCGGCTTCGAATTCGAGCATCCGGTGCTGGACGCGCCGGCGCTGGCGGCGGACCTGCTGGCGCTGTATGCGCAGGTCACCGCCGCCGCCGAGCCGCTGGCCTGCGACACACTGCTGCTGCGGGTACTGGCGCGCGCCGGCCGCCAGGGCGCCCGCGCGCCCCGGCCCGGCGCTCCCGCGGCCATCCGCCACGCGCTAGGCCTGATCGATGACGCGCCCGCCGCCGCGCTGTCGCTGGCCGACCTGGCCCGGGCCTGCGGCCTGAGCCGCTTCCAGGTGCTGCGCGCCTTCCACCGCGCCACCGGCATGACGCCGCACGCCTACCAGGTGCAGCGCCGCCTGCTGCTGGCGCGCCACCTGCTGCGCCAGGGGATGGCGCTGGCCGACACCGCCGCGGCCGCCGGCTTCTCCGACCAGAGCCACATGACGCGGCTGTTCTCGCGCGCCTATGGCCTGTCACCCGGACGCTACGCCTTGGCCGCTGCGCACTGA
- a CDS encoding sulfite exporter TauE/SafE family protein, with protein MSANDLLGAGTPALLAATAAVFVLAGVVKGVVGLGLPTISMAMLALIMAPAQAAALLIVPSLITNLWQARPWPTLMRLFRRIATLQAGVCAGTLAGAAWFGAPAGHWASVCLGVALVAYAAWGLFGTPPAVPARHEGALGAVVGTITGLITAATGVFVIPAVPYLQALHLDKDGLIQAMGISFTVSTVALAAGLWLNGSYTPGAAGASVLMLLPALAGMALGQWLRGRLSARAFRQCFMVSLALLGAYQVAQGLAG; from the coding sequence ATGAGCGCCAACGACCTGCTGGGCGCGGGCACGCCCGCGTTGCTGGCCGCGACCGCCGCGGTATTCGTGCTGGCCGGCGTGGTCAAGGGCGTGGTCGGCCTGGGCCTGCCGACCATTTCCATGGCCATGCTGGCGCTGATCATGGCGCCCGCGCAGGCCGCCGCGCTGCTGATCGTGCCGTCGCTCATCACCAACCTGTGGCAGGCGCGGCCGTGGCCGACGTTGATGCGGCTATTTCGCCGCATCGCCACCCTGCAGGCGGGCGTCTGCGCCGGCACCCTGGCCGGCGCCGCATGGTTCGGCGCCCCCGCCGGCCATTGGGCCAGCGTGTGCCTGGGCGTCGCCCTGGTGGCGTATGCGGCCTGGGGGCTGTTCGGCACGCCGCCCGCGGTGCCTGCGCGGCACGAGGGCGCTCTGGGCGCCGTGGTGGGCACGATCACCGGCCTCATCACCGCGGCTACCGGCGTGTTCGTGATTCCCGCCGTGCCCTACCTGCAAGCGTTGCACCTGGACAAGGACGGCCTGATCCAGGCGATGGGCATCTCGTTCACGGTGTCCACCGTCGCCCTGGCGGCGGGCCTGTGGCTGAACGGCAGCTATACGCCAGGCGCCGCGGGCGCCTCGGTATTGATGCTGTTGCCGGCCCTGGCCGGCATGGCCCTGGGCCAGTGGTTGCGCGGCCGTCTGTCGGCGCGCGCCTTCAGGCAGTGCTTCATGGTCAGCCTGGCGCTGCTGGGCGCCTACCAGGTGGCGCAGGGCCTGGCCGGGTAG
- a CDS encoding MATE family efflux transporter, translating into MSATSAATPRPANARLQAMLHAPIAPTLARLAWPNILMMLAQSATGLIETWFLARLGTPVLAGVALVVPVLMLMQNMSQGAMGGGISAAVARTLGAGRQREADQLVLHAVVLNAALGIVFCALLLAFGPQLYRALGAEGATLDAALAYSNVIFGGIVLMWLMNAFASVIRGTGNMLVPGAVICGGAALLVPLSPCLIFGWGPFPALGVAGGGWALVTYYAAGTLVLGGYCLSGRNAARLTRSRLHLSLMRSILRVGALATLNPLLTNGLVALTVALVGAYAGTAAVAGYGIAVRLEYLMIPLAFGLGAPMVAMVGANIGAGQPERALRIALTGGAMAFALAEVIGLAAALFPEAWLRLFGAQDHMLATGAAYLRIVGPVYGFFALGFSMYFASQGAGRLKWPLWAGVLRLAIAIGLGGAVLRLTGSLAGFFAVAALAMAVYGLVILAAVASGSWFERGHLRRPGVLSQR; encoded by the coding sequence ATGTCCGCCACCTCCGCCGCCACGCCTCGCCCCGCCAACGCGCGCCTGCAGGCGATGCTGCACGCGCCGATCGCGCCCACGCTGGCCCGGCTGGCCTGGCCCAATATCCTGATGATGCTGGCGCAGTCCGCCACCGGCCTGATCGAAACCTGGTTCCTGGCGCGCCTGGGAACGCCGGTGCTGGCCGGCGTGGCGCTGGTGGTGCCGGTACTGATGCTGATGCAGAACATGTCCCAGGGCGCGATGGGCGGCGGCATTTCGGCGGCCGTCGCCCGTACCCTGGGCGCGGGACGGCAACGGGAGGCCGACCAGTTGGTGCTGCACGCGGTCGTCCTGAACGCCGCGCTCGGCATCGTATTCTGCGCGCTGCTGCTGGCGTTCGGGCCGCAGTTGTACCGCGCCCTGGGCGCCGAAGGCGCGACGCTGGACGCGGCGCTGGCCTACTCCAACGTCATCTTTGGCGGCATCGTGCTGATGTGGCTGATGAACGCCTTTGCCAGCGTCATCCGCGGCACCGGCAACATGCTGGTGCCGGGCGCGGTGATCTGCGGCGGCGCGGCGCTCCTGGTACCGCTGTCGCCCTGCCTGATCTTCGGCTGGGGACCGTTTCCGGCGCTGGGGGTGGCGGGAGGCGGCTGGGCATTGGTCACGTACTACGCGGCGGGCACCCTGGTGCTGGGCGGCTATTGCCTGAGCGGCCGCAATGCCGCGCGGCTGACGCGCAGCCGCCTGCACCTGAGCCTGATGCGCAGCATTCTGCGGGTGGGCGCGCTGGCCACGCTCAACCCCTTGCTCACCAACGGCCTGGTGGCATTGACGGTGGCGCTGGTGGGCGCCTACGCCGGCACCGCGGCGGTGGCCGGCTACGGCATCGCGGTGCGGCTGGAATACCTGATGATTCCGCTGGCGTTCGGCCTGGGCGCGCCGATGGTGGCGATGGTCGGCGCCAACATCGGCGCCGGCCAGCCGGAACGGGCGCTGCGCATCGCGCTGACCGGCGGCGCCATGGCGTTCGCGCTGGCCGAGGTCATCGGCCTGGCGGCGGCGCTCTTTCCGGAAGCGTGGCTGCGCCTGTTCGGCGCGCAGGACCACATGCTGGCCACGGGCGCCGCGTACCTGCGTATCGTGGGTCCGGTCTACGGCTTCTTCGCGCTGGGCTTCTCGATGTATTTCGCCTCGCAGGGCGCGGGACGCTTGAAGTGGCCGCTGTGGGCCGGCGTGCTGCGCCTGGCCATCGCAATCGGCCTGGGCGGCGCGGTGCTGCGCCTGACAGGGTCGCTCGCGGGGTTCTTCGCGGTCGCGGCGCTGGCCATGGCGGTGTACGGGCTGGTGATCCTGGCCGCCGTGGCATCGGGGTCGTGGTTCGAACGCGGCCATCTGCGCCGGCCTGGCGTGCTGTCCCAACGCTGA
- a CDS encoding LysR substrate-binding domain-containing protein, whose product MRFDLTDLRLFLNVQETGSITAGARRSHMTLASASERIRGMEETLGVPLLLREHRGVQATPAGRTLAHHARLVLAQMDRMRGELDHYGQGLKGHVRVLCNTTALSEYLPAVLGDFLKDHPRVSVDLQERLSYEIADALRAGTCDIGVLADSTDLQGLQVARFRHDPLALVVPPDHRLAGRETALLADVADEEFVGLVEGSALQEHIAHHARRGGKVLSYRVRLRSFDAVCRLVGQGVGIAIMPRVAAVRHGRAAGVRRLALADDWARRDLVLCVRGELPAYAQQLVAYALRDAPRS is encoded by the coding sequence ATGCGCTTCGACCTTACCGATCTGCGGCTCTTCCTCAATGTGCAGGAAACCGGTTCCATCACGGCCGGCGCGCGGCGTTCGCACATGACGCTGGCGTCGGCCAGCGAGCGTATCCGCGGCATGGAGGAAACGCTGGGCGTGCCGCTGCTGCTGCGCGAGCACCGCGGCGTGCAGGCCACGCCGGCGGGGCGCACGCTGGCGCATCACGCGCGCCTGGTGCTGGCGCAGATGGACCGGATGCGCGGCGAGCTGGATCATTACGGGCAGGGGCTCAAGGGCCATGTGCGGGTGCTGTGCAACACCACCGCCCTCAGCGAATATCTGCCGGCCGTGCTGGGCGACTTCCTCAAGGATCACCCGCGCGTGTCGGTGGATCTGCAAGAGCGCCTCAGCTACGAAATCGCCGACGCCCTGCGCGCCGGCACCTGCGACATCGGCGTGCTGGCCGATTCGACCGACCTGCAGGGCCTGCAGGTGGCGCGTTTTCGCCATGATCCGCTGGCGCTGGTGGTGCCGCCGGACCATCGCCTGGCGGGCCGCGAGACGGCGCTGCTGGCCGACGTCGCGGACGAGGAATTCGTCGGCCTGGTGGAGGGCAGCGCCTTGCAGGAACACATCGCCCACCATGCGCGCCGCGGCGGCAAGGTACTGTCGTACCGGGTGCGCCTGCGCAGCTTCGATGCGGTCTGCCGCCTGGTGGGCCAGGGCGTGGGCATCGCCATCATGCCGCGCGTCGCCGCCGTGCGCCATGGTCGCGCGGCGGGCGTGCGTCGCCTCGCGCTGGCGGACGACTGGGCCAGGCGCGACCTGGTGCTGTGCGTGCGCGGCGAACTGCCGGCCTACGCCCAGCAACTGGTCGCCTACGCGCTGCGCGACGCGCCGCGGTCGTAG
- a CDS encoding NADP-dependent malic enzyme, with product MNSQSDRQAALDYHEFPTPGKISVVASKPLVNQRDLALAYSPGVAAACEEIVADPANVFRYTGRGNLVGVISNGTAVLGLGNIGALASKPVMEGKAVLFKKFAGLDVFDIEINETDPDKLVEIIAGLEATFGGINLEDIKAPECFTVERKLRERMKIPVFHDDQHGTAITVSAAFINGLKVVGKDIDKVKVVTSGAGAAALACLDLMVDLGLPLENIWVTDIEGVVYEGRTVLMDPDKARFTQKTDARKLAEVIEGADVFLGLSAGGVLKPEMVAKMGPRPLILALANPTPEILPEVAHGVRDDVVMATGRSDYPNQVNNVLCFPYIFRGALDVGATTITREMEKAAVYAIAELAEEEQNEVVAAAYGTYDISFGPEYLIPKPFDPRLIVRIAPAVAKAAMEGGVATRPLADLEAYEEQLQQFVYHSGAFMKPLFSAAKRIVRGGGKSRIVFTEGEDERVLRAVQVIVDEGLARPILVGRPAVLLSRIEKFGLRLRLGEDVEVTNPEYDERFHQYWTTYWELMCRRGITKEMARVEMRRRLTLIGAMMVHLGDADGMVCGTVGAYHDHLRFVDEVIGRRPGANVYAAMNILLLNERTVVLVDTHVNDEPTAEQIAEFTIAAAKEMQRMFLAPKVALLSRSNFGSGSSASGAKMRRALELVRQAEPELEIDGEMHGDCALDEALRLRILPSSTLKGEANLLVCPNVDAGNIAYNLLKTAAGGNVAVGPILLGANAPVHILTSSSTVRRIINMTAMTVLDANRVEG from the coding sequence ATGAATTCGCAATCCGACCGCCAGGCCGCTCTGGATTACCACGAGTTTCCCACCCCGGGAAAGATCTCCGTCGTGGCCTCCAAGCCGCTCGTCAACCAGCGTGACCTGGCCCTGGCGTACTCGCCCGGGGTGGCGGCGGCCTGCGAGGAAATCGTGGCGGACCCGGCCAATGTGTTCCGCTACACCGGCCGCGGCAACCTGGTGGGCGTGATCTCCAACGGCACCGCGGTGCTGGGCCTGGGCAATATCGGCGCGCTGGCCTCCAAGCCGGTGATGGAAGGCAAGGCGGTGCTGTTCAAGAAGTTCGCCGGGCTGGACGTGTTCGACATCGAGATCAACGAGACCGACCCGGACAAGCTGGTCGAGATCATCGCCGGCCTGGAAGCCACCTTCGGCGGCATCAATCTGGAAGACATCAAGGCGCCCGAATGCTTCACCGTCGAGCGCAAGCTGCGCGAGCGCATGAAGATTCCCGTCTTCCACGACGACCAGCACGGCACCGCCATCACCGTTTCCGCCGCCTTCATCAACGGCCTGAAGGTGGTGGGCAAGGACATCGACAAGGTCAAGGTGGTCACGTCGGGCGCCGGCGCGGCCGCGCTGGCCTGCCTGGACCTGATGGTGGACCTGGGGCTGCCGCTGGAGAACATCTGGGTCACCGACATCGAAGGCGTGGTCTACGAAGGCCGCACCGTGCTGATGGACCCGGACAAGGCGCGCTTCACCCAGAAGACCGACGCCCGCAAGCTGGCCGAGGTGATCGAGGGCGCGGACGTGTTCCTGGGCCTGTCGGCCGGCGGCGTGCTCAAGCCCGAGATGGTTGCCAAGATGGGCCCGCGCCCGCTGATCCTGGCGCTGGCCAACCCGACGCCGGAAATCCTGCCGGAAGTGGCGCACGGCGTGCGTGACGACGTGGTGATGGCAACGGGCCGTTCGGACTACCCGAACCAGGTCAACAACGTGCTGTGCTTCCCGTACATCTTCCGCGGCGCGCTGGATGTGGGCGCCACGACGATCACCCGTGAAATGGAAAAGGCGGCGGTGTACGCCATCGCCGAGCTGGCCGAGGAAGAACAGAACGAGGTGGTGGCCGCGGCTTACGGCACCTACGACATTTCGTTCGGTCCCGAGTACCTGATTCCCAAGCCGTTCGATCCGCGCCTGATCGTGCGCATCGCGCCGGCGGTGGCCAAGGCCGCCATGGAAGGCGGCGTGGCCACGCGTCCGCTGGCCGACCTGGAAGCCTACGAAGAGCAGTTGCAGCAGTTCGTGTACCACTCCGGCGCCTTCATGAAGCCGCTGTTCTCGGCCGCCAAGCGCATCGTGCGGGGCGGCGGCAAATCGCGCATCGTCTTCACCGAAGGCGAAGACGAGCGCGTGCTGCGCGCCGTGCAGGTCATCGTCGACGAAGGGCTGGCGCGCCCGATCCTGGTGGGCCGTCCCGCCGTGCTGCTGTCGCGCATCGAGAAATTCGGCCTGCGCCTGCGGCTGGGCGAGGACGTGGAAGTCACCAACCCCGAATACGACGAACGCTTCCACCAGTACTGGACCACGTATTGGGAACTGATGTGCCGCCGCGGCATCACCAAGGAGATGGCGCGCGTGGAAATGCGCCGCCGCCTGACGCTGATCGGCGCGATGATGGTGCACCTGGGCGATGCCGACGGCATGGTCTGCGGCACGGTCGGCGCCTATCACGATCACCTGCGCTTCGTCGACGAGGTGATCGGCCGCCGTCCGGGCGCCAACGTCTACGCCGCCATGAACATCCTGCTGCTCAACGAGCGCACGGTGGTGCTGGTGGACACGCACGTCAACGACGAACCCACGGCCGAGCAGATCGCCGAGTTCACCATCGCCGCGGCCAAGGAAATGCAGCGCATGTTCCTGGCGCCGAAGGTGGCGTTGCTGTCGCGCTCGAACTTCGGTTCGGGCAGTTCGGCCTCGGGCGCCAAGATGCGCCGCGCGCTGGAACTGGTGCGCCAAGCCGAGCCCGAACTGGAGATCGACGGCGAAATGCACGGCGACTGCGCGCTGGACGAAGCGCTGCGCCTGCGCATCCTGCCGTCCTCCACGCTCAAGGGCGAGGCCAACCTGCTGGTGTGCCCGAACGTGGACGCCGGCAACATCGCCTACAACCTGCTCAAGACGGCCGCGGGCGGCAACGTGGCGGTCGGCCCGATCCTGCTGGGCGCGAATGCGCCGGTGCACATCCTGACCTCCAGTTCGACCGTGCGCCGCATCATCAACATGACGGCCATGACGGTGCTGGACGCCAACCGCGTCGAAGGCTGA
- a CDS encoding DUF4148 domain-containing protein — MKKTLASALLMSLAALSAGAYASQNIEPNNVPFQGVYGTPYEGPTRAQVQAELAAAKAAGQVSNVEPNDVPFQGVYGAPQSGVTRAQVEAELASAKAAGLVSNVEPNDLPFSGAYHRAN; from the coding sequence ATGAAAAAGACCCTTGCTTCCGCCCTGCTGATGTCCCTGGCCGCCCTGAGCGCCGGCGCCTACGCCTCGCAGAACATCGAACCGAACAACGTGCCCTTCCAGGGCGTCTATGGCACCCCTTATGAAGGCCCGACCCGCGCCCAGGTGCAGGCCGAACTGGCCGCCGCCAAGGCCGCCGGCCAGGTTTCGAACGTCGAACCCAACGACGTGCCCTTCCAGGGCGTGTACGGCGCGCCCCAGTCTGGCGTGACGCGCGCCCAGGTCGAAGCCGAACTGGCCAGCGCCAAGGCGGCCGGCCTGGTCTCGAACGTCGAACCGAACGACCTGCCGTTCTCGGGCGCCTACCATCGCGCCAACTGA
- a CDS encoding SDR family oxidoreductase, whose translation MSTEKIWFVTGASGGLGLALVRMLLDQGHKVAATSRDVDALMDAVGAKLEGRFLPLEVNLADEGNVRRAVDTTVAAFGRIDVVVNNAGHGLAGALETLSDAELRDSFDINVFGVLNVVRAVMPRLRAQRGGHVFNISSILGFDGGSAGWGAYSAAKFAVSGLSETLALEAAPHGVRVSLVYPGAMRARAEGAHPEAGAGLGHPPAGDPSKAARALIQAAQAQYAPLHLFLGRDAFDQARGKIQSVQQELARWREMSVSIGFVDERRLAA comes from the coding sequence ATGAGCACCGAAAAAATCTGGTTTGTGACGGGCGCCTCCGGCGGCCTGGGCCTGGCGCTGGTCCGGATGCTGCTCGACCAGGGCCACAAGGTCGCGGCCACGTCGCGCGACGTCGATGCGCTGATGGACGCGGTGGGCGCCAAGCTTGAAGGCCGCTTCCTGCCGCTGGAAGTGAACCTGGCCGACGAGGGCAATGTGCGCCGCGCGGTGGACACCACCGTGGCAGCGTTCGGCCGCATCGACGTGGTGGTCAACAACGCCGGCCATGGCCTGGCCGGCGCGCTGGAAACCCTGTCGGACGCCGAGCTGCGCGACAGCTTCGACATCAATGTCTTCGGCGTGTTGAACGTGGTGCGCGCGGTGATGCCGCGGCTGCGGGCGCAGCGCGGCGGCCATGTGTTCAACATCTCGTCGATCCTGGGGTTCGATGGCGGCAGCGCGGGCTGGGGCGCCTACAGCGCCGCCAAGTTCGCCGTCAGCGGATTGAGCGAAACGCTGGCCCTGGAAGCCGCGCCGCACGGCGTGCGCGTGTCGCTGGTCTACCCCGGCGCGATGCGGGCGCGGGCGGAGGGGGCGCATCCCGAGGCCGGCGCCGGCCTGGGGCATCCCCCCGCCGGCGACCCGTCCAAGGCGGCGCGCGCCTTGATCCAGGCGGCGCAGGCGCAGTACGCCCCGCTGCATCTGTTCCTGGGGCGCGACGCCTTCGACCAGGCGCGCGGCAAGATCCAGTCGGTGCAGCAGGAGCTGGCGCGCTGGCGCGAGATGTCCGTGTCGATCGGCTTCGTCGACGAACGGCGCCTGGCCGCCTGA
- a CDS encoding MarR family winged helix-turn-helix transcriptional regulator, translating into MSDADSSAIPQDPLVCNGAALRKATRRVSQLYDTVLAPCGLKVSQHSILVHIARAGTPSMTDLARAMVLDRSALAHNLKPLQRDGYVRMARDERDGRSRRVALTDAGRDKLAESKRLWKDAQRRFEAAYGAERAAALRQSLADIFSDDFALAFSRG; encoded by the coding sequence ATGTCCGACGCCGATTCCTCCGCCATTCCCCAGGACCCGCTGGTCTGCAACGGTGCCGCCCTGCGCAAGGCCACCCGGCGCGTTTCGCAGCTGTACGACACGGTGCTGGCGCCCTGCGGCCTGAAGGTATCCCAGCATTCGATCCTGGTTCATATCGCGCGCGCCGGCACGCCCTCGATGACCGACCTGGCGCGCGCCATGGTGCTGGACCGCTCGGCGTTGGCGCACAATCTCAAGCCGCTGCAGCGCGACGGCTACGTGCGCATGGCGCGCGACGAGCGCGACGGGCGCAGCCGGCGCGTGGCATTGACCGATGCCGGGCGCGACAAACTGGCCGAGTCCAAGCGCCTGTGGAAAGACGCGCAGCGCCGCTTCGAAGCCGCCTATGGCGCGGAGCGCGCCGCCGCCTTGCGGCAATCCCTTGCCGACATCTTTTCCGACGACTTCGCGTTGGCCTTCAGCCGCGGTTGA
- a CDS encoding B3/4 domain-containing protein → MLFRHASAIWRDYPQLSAGALHVRGIHRHAGVGDRAAPFLERARQRLAGASESDLPEIQAWRRAFASMGIKPTQYRCASEALLRRLRKEGSMPPLHPLIELCNAVSMAYAIPVAVLDAQRLGSALEVRYADGTERYLTFGGDTEHPEPGEVTYADPEGRAHARRWTNRQSGLSAVHDDTREVLIVAEALHDGAARDIARLTGELRAALAEVWQAPLRHAVLDARAPEFEVRRE, encoded by the coding sequence ATGCTGTTCCGCCACGCGAGCGCCATCTGGCGCGATTATCCCCAACTGTCCGCCGGCGCCCTGCACGTGCGCGGCATTCATCGGCACGCCGGGGTCGGCGACCGGGCCGCGCCGTTCCTGGAGCGCGCTCGCCAGCGGCTGGCAGGCGCCAGCGAATCCGACCTGCCGGAAATCCAGGCCTGGCGCCGCGCCTTTGCCAGCATGGGCATCAAGCCCACCCAGTACCGCTGCGCGTCGGAAGCGCTGCTGCGCCGCCTGCGCAAGGAAGGCTCGATGCCGCCGCTGCATCCGCTGATCGAACTGTGCAACGCGGTCTCCATGGCCTACGCCATCCCGGTCGCGGTGCTGGATGCGCAGCGCCTGGGATCGGCGCTGGAGGTGCGCTACGCCGACGGCACCGAGCGGTATCTCACGTTCGGCGGCGACACCGAGCATCCGGAACCGGGCGAAGTGACCTATGCCGATCCCGAAGGCCGCGCGCACGCCCGCCGCTGGACCAATCGCCAAAGCGGCCTGTCCGCGGTGCATGACGACACGCGCGAGGTGCTGATCGTGGCCGAGGCCCTGCATGACGGCGCGGCGCGCGACATCGCGCGGCTGACCGGAGAACTGCGCGCGGCGCTGGCCGAGGTGTGGCAGGCGCCGCTGCGCCATGCGGTGCTGGATGCGCGCGCGCCGGAATTCGAGGTGCGGCGGGAATGA
- a CDS encoding SlyX family protein: protein MENPQDIERRLLDLEVKASFADDLLEQLNQIIVRQQQQIDRLQREVAELRQQAPEGAAPFRSLRDELPPHY, encoded by the coding sequence ATGGAAAATCCGCAAGACATCGAACGCCGGCTGCTGGACCTGGAAGTCAAGGCCAGTTTCGCCGACGACCTGCTGGAACAGTTGAACCAGATCATCGTGCGCCAGCAACAACAGATCGACCGCCTGCAACGCGAGGTGGCCGAGCTGCGCCAACAGGCGCCCGAAGGCGCGGCGCCGTTCCGCAGCCTGCGCGACGAACTGCCGCCCCATTACTGA
- a CDS encoding LysR substrate-binding domain-containing protein, translating to MTPFSPDEVIRKLTSRLKMRHLMLLLQIEQHGSLTRVAEHMATSQPAVTNALAELESMFDVPLFERSVRGMTPTPLGAVVLARARALVHDLGHLVQEMEAVAAGHAAHLHIGVIPFVSGQLLSAAIARTMPQGRGITATIHEGQGPALLRQLRDHTLDVVVGWATPSVDLGQIDFEVLYHQPPRLIASRRLAARLGRTRLEWNMLADLDWILGTPDSPIREQVADIFLRAGLAPPTPSVQSDSSKLIGEMIVASDRAVSILPADIADELVRIAGAAIVPYSFDWTLPPISLFTRADGLRRNVDALFAAALREVFSRNGRA from the coding sequence ATGACGCCGTTTTCCCCGGACGAGGTTATCCGGAAACTGACCTCGCGGCTGAAGATGCGCCACCTCATGCTGCTGTTACAAATCGAGCAGCACGGCTCGCTCACCCGGGTGGCCGAGCACATGGCCACCAGCCAGCCGGCGGTGACCAATGCACTGGCCGAACTGGAAAGCATGTTCGACGTGCCGCTGTTCGAACGCTCGGTGCGCGGCATGACGCCCACGCCGCTGGGCGCGGTGGTGCTGGCGCGCGCCCGCGCGCTGGTGCACGACCTGGGGCACCTGGTGCAGGAAATGGAAGCCGTGGCCGCCGGCCATGCCGCGCACCTGCACATCGGGGTGATCCCGTTCGTGTCGGGGCAATTGCTGTCGGCCGCCATCGCCCGCACCATGCCGCAAGGACGCGGCATCACCGCCACCATCCACGAAGGCCAAGGCCCGGCCTTGCTGCGCCAGTTGCGCGACCACACCCTGGACGTGGTGGTGGGCTGGGCGACTCCGTCGGTGGACCTGGGGCAGATCGACTTCGAAGTGCTGTACCACCAGCCGCCGCGCCTGATCGCCAGCCGGCGCCTGGCCGCGCGGCTGGGACGCACGCGGCTGGAATGGAACATGCTGGCCGACCTGGACTGGATCCTGGGCACGCCGGACAGCCCGATCCGTGAACAGGTGGCCGACATCTTCCTGCGCGCCGGCCTGGCGCCGCCCACGCCCTCGGTGCAAAGCGATTCGTCCAAGCTGATCGGCGAAATGATCGTCGCCAGCGACCGCGCCGTGTCGATCCTGCCGGCCGACATCGCCGATGAACTGGTGCGTATCGCCGGCGCGGCGATCGTGCCGTATTCTTTCGACTGGACCTTGCCGCCGATTTCGCTGTTCACCCGCGCCGACGGCTTGCGCCGCAATGTCGACGCCCTGTTCGCGGCGGCCTTGCGCGAGGTCTTCAGCCGCAACGGACGGGCTTGA